In Agromyces sp. G08B096, a genomic segment contains:
- a CDS encoding RsmD family RNA methyltransferase, with protein MTRIIAGFAGSLSLQVPRSGTRPTSDRVREAIFSALESRDAVDGARVLDLYAGSGALGLEAASRGAAEVVLVERAKPAADVCRRNADALLRTARAGRPRSGGSAPAVPRIRVAAQSVSTYLEHASDSVDLVFIDPPYELGEAELGRELAALAPLLAEDAVVVVERSSRSPEPSWPVGIAPERRRDYGETTLWWASADQPAPPSQPE; from the coding sequence ATGACCCGCATCATCGCCGGATTCGCCGGCTCCCTCTCGCTGCAGGTGCCGCGCTCCGGCACCCGCCCGACGAGCGACCGGGTGCGCGAGGCGATCTTCTCCGCGCTCGAATCGCGCGACGCCGTCGACGGCGCGCGCGTGCTCGACCTGTACGCCGGGTCGGGTGCGCTCGGGCTCGAGGCCGCGAGCCGCGGCGCCGCCGAGGTCGTGCTCGTCGAGCGGGCGAAGCCGGCCGCCGACGTGTGCCGGCGGAACGCCGATGCGCTCCTCCGCACCGCTCGCGCCGGCCGGCCGCGATCGGGCGGGTCCGCGCCGGCGGTGCCGCGCATCCGGGTGGCCGCGCAGTCGGTCTCGACCTACCTCGAGCACGCGTCCGACTCGGTCGACCTCGTCTTCATCGACCCGCCGTACGAGCTCGGCGAGGCCGAGCTGGGGCGGGAGCTGGCGGCGCTGGCGCCGCTGCTCGCCGAGGACGCGGTCGTCGTGGTCGAGCGCAGCTCACGCTCGCCCGAGCCGTCGTGGCCCGTCGGCATCGCGCCCGAACGTCGGCGCGACTACGGCGAGACGACGCTCTGGTGGGCGTCGGCCGATCAGCCGGCTCCGCCGTCCCAGCCGGAGTAG